A single Argentina anserina chromosome 7, drPotAnse1.1, whole genome shotgun sequence DNA region contains:
- the LOC126802299 gene encoding glycosylinositol phosphorylceramide mannosyl transferase 1, whose translation MRGSLMNRRGVQRFRQALISTVGSVKIKLVLGFCIGFTLIALAGRASEFMGWTTSRSASLERFSDSRKGYAIVMNTWKRYDLLKQSISHYSRCPRLDSIHIVWSEPNPPSDALKKIMYHIIELNTRDGRQVKLKFDINKEDSLNNRFKEIPDLATDAVFSIDDDVIFPCSSVEFAFDVWQSASDSMVGFVPRMHWVDPTNGRMDHYIYGGWWSVWWTGTYSMVLSKAAFFHKKYLKLYTNEMPASIKDFITKNRNCEDIAMSFLVANVTGAPPIWVKGKILEIGSTGISSMGGHTEKRTHCVDRFAAEFGRMPLVPTSVKAVDSRNIWFW comes from the exons ATGAGGGGGAGCCTGATGAACCGGCGAGGGGTTCAGAGGTTCCGGCAGGCGCTGATCTCGACCGTCGGATCGGTCAAGATTAAGCTCGTGCTCGGATTCTGCATCGGCTTCACTCTTATCGCTCTCGCCGGCAGGGCGTCGGAGTTTATGGGGTGGACGACGAGTCGCAGTGCTTCTCTGGAACGGTTCTCCGATTCGAG GAAAGGATATGCTATTGTTATGAACACATGGAAAAGATACGATCTCCTGAAGCAGTCTATATCTCACTATTCGAGATGTCCTCGGCTTGATTCGATACATATTGTGTGGAGTGAGCCGAATCCTCCATCAGATGCTCTGAAGAAGATTATGTACCACATTATAGAGTTGAACACTAGAGATGGACGACAGGTTAAATTGAAGTTTGATATCAATAAGGAAGACAGTTTGAACAACAGATTTAAAGAGATTCCGGATTTGGCAACGGATGCTGTTTTTTCTATTGACGATGATGTCATATTCCcttgctcttctgtagaatTCGCTTTTGATGTTTGGCAAAGTGCATCAGATTCTATGGTTGGCTTTGTGCCTCGTATGCACTGGGTTGATCCCACG AATGGTCGTATGGATCATTACATATATGGTGGGTGGTGGTCGGTTTGGTGGACTGGTACATACAGTATGGTACTGTCTAAGGCAGCCTTCTTCCACAAGAAGTACCTAAAACTCTATACAAATGAAATGCCAGCATCAATCAAAGACTTTATAACCAAGAACAG GAACTGTGAAGATATTGCTATGTCTTTTCTTGTAGCAAATGTGACTGGTGCTCCTCCTATATGGGttaaag GCAAGATATTGGAGATTGGATCAACTGGAATCAGTAGCATGGGAGGCCATACTGAAAAAAGAACTCACTGTGTTGATAGATTTGCTGCTGAGTTTGGGCGGATGCCATTGGTACCTACTTCGGTGAAAGCTGTTGACAGTCGCAACATCTGGTTTTGGTGA